The stretch of DNA AGGGACAGGTCGTCGAAACGGTGCATGTGCGTCCTCACTCGACTCGTAGTATCTCCAGGCTCACCTCGGAGGTGAGGGTGAAGCCCATCTTCTCGTACAGGCCACGCGCGGGATTGTCGGCCGTCGTGTGCAGGAACGGAGCGTCCCCGGCATCGACGGTCGCCTGCGCGACGGCCGCCACCAGCCGGCGCGCGAGACCGCGGCCGCGGGCGTCGGGATGCGTGCAGACGGCGCTGATCTCGCGCCACCCGGGCAGGTGAAGTCGCTGTCCGGCCATCGCGAGCAGTCGGCCCGTGCTCGGTTCGCGATAGCCGAGGTACGTGCCCATCTCGATGGTGCGCGGCAGGAAGGGGCCCGGTTCGGTCAGTTCGACCAGAGAGGTCATCTCGGGGACGTCGTCGACGGTCAGTTCGACCAGCTCGGGGTCGGCGGCCGGTGTCACGGCATCGCCCCGGTACTGCACGAGGTCGAAGGTCGCGACGGATGTGAAACCGCTCTCGGGCAGCGGCGTCCGACGGTCCCGTAGCGAGACGGTGTTGCCGGGTCCGCCGAGTTCGGCCAGATCGGTGTAATCCTGAGCGGTCGTCTCGCGGGGATGGCCGTAGAACACCGAGACGTCCGAGAGGAACGTCGAGATGCGACCGACCGTGCGCGCGAGGCCGGCTTGCGGACCGCGGAGTGCGACGGTGAACGGGTCGTCGAGGACGCGGGCGTCGAGCTCCACCGCACTCATGCGACGGCGAGCTTCCGGCGGAAGAAGTCGATGATCTGATCCAACGCGTCGCGGGTCGGTTCGCCCGGCTCGTCGATCAGATGCTCGGTCACCACCGAATGCGGCGGGAGCGCGGCATCGGGGTCGGCCGCCTCGTCGGGCAGTTCCACGCCGATGAACTCGTCGCCGAGTTCGCGGCGCAAGAACTCGAAGCGACCGCCGGGGGACAGCAGATCGCCGTCGAACCTCGCACCGAGCACCTCCAGCCCCTCGTTCTCACAGCGTGCGCGCACGCAGGCGAGGTCGGCCGGGGATATGTCGATGGTCCGACGCCGACTCGGCGTGATGCCGAACGGCAACGACGGTTGCGACAGCACCGGCGCGAGCATGGTGTCGTCGACCGACATGGCCAGGGCGAAGCCGCCCGTCACGCACATGCCGATCGCGCCCGCGCCGGGTCCGCCGCACTCGGCGTGCGCGGAGCGGGCCAGGGCGCGCAGCCAGTCGACGACCCGTGAGGTCTGCCCGGTGGCGAAGATGGTGAACTCGCGGCTCACGCAGACGCGTCCGAGGGAGCGGATCATCCCGACCCCGGCTCGCGGCGCATCGGCGAGACCCGCGGGATTGGGTTCGGCACCGTCGACGCCGAACAACGACGGTACGAAGACGGTGAAGCCCGCCGCCGTGACGCGGCGTGCGAAATCGGCGACCTTCGGTGTGATCCCGGGGATCTCCGGGATCACGATCACCGCGGGACCGTCGCCGCGGCGATAGTAGTGGTGGTCGATCCCCTCATGAGCGAACTCGCGTCGTTCGAATCCGTCGAGCGCGGGCGGCAGGGGTGCACTCATGCGGCCGACACCACCCGGCCGTACAGCACCTGATCGGCGACCTTGGCCGAGAACCGTGCCGACCGCACCACGTCGGGTGAATCGGACGGAATCACGCGGAGCCCGGCGACGTCGAGGCGCCGACCCCGGCGGACCAGCGTGAACCGGCCCGCGGCGAGCACGTTGCGGACCCAGTCGGCGTCGGCGCCGTAGTTCAGTGCGATCGACAGGCGCCCGTCGTCCACGTACGCCAGGACGGGCGTCTCGTATCGGTTGTCCGACACTCGGCCGATGTGTTCGACGACCGCCCACGGCGCGATCCGTCCCGCCCACAGGCCCTGGATCGGATTCGTCACGAACTTGTTTGCGCGGGCTACGAAACGGGGGACTCTCACCCTTTCAGCTTGCCTCATCGCCGTTGCGTTGGATACTGGGTGCCATGAACACGGGTGCGATCGCGGGAGAGCAGGACGCGGCGCGATTCCGGATGCAGGTGGTGGCCGAGTCGATCCGGTTGTTCGCCGAGCAGGGATACGAGGCGACGACCGTCGACGCGGTCGCCGCAGCGGCGGG from Gordonia humi encodes:
- a CDS encoding GNAT family N-acetyltransferase, giving the protein MSAVELDARVLDDPFTVALRGPQAGLARTVGRISTFLSDVSVFYGHPRETTAQDYTDLAELGGPGNTVSLRDRRTPLPESGFTSVATFDLVQYRGDAVTPAADPELVELTVDDVPEMTSLVELTEPGPFLPRTIEMGTYLGYREPSTGRLLAMAGQRLHLPGWREISAVCTHPDARGRGLARRLVAAVAQATVDAGDAPFLHTTADNPARGLYEKMGFTLTSEVSLEILRVE
- a CDS encoding dienelactone hydrolase family protein, whose translation is MSAPLPPALDGFERREFAHEGIDHHYYRRGDGPAVIVIPEIPGITPKVADFARRVTAAGFTVFVPSLFGVDGAEPNPAGLADAPRAGVGMIRSLGRVCVSREFTIFATGQTSRVVDWLRALARSAHAECGGPGAGAIGMCVTGGFALAMSVDDTMLAPVLSQPSLPFGITPSRRRTIDISPADLACVRARCENEGLEVLGARFDGDLLSPGGRFEFLRRELGDEFIGVELPDEAADPDAALPPHSVVTEHLIDEPGEPTRDALDQIIDFFRRKLAVA
- a CDS encoding nitroreductase family deazaflavin-dependent oxidoreductase, with product MRVPRFVARANKFVTNPIQGLWAGRIAPWAVVEHIGRVSDNRYETPVLAYVDDGRLSIALNYGADADWVRNVLAAGRFTLVRRGRRLDVAGLRVIPSDSPDVVRSARFSAKVADQVLYGRVVSAA